In Larimichthys crocea isolate SSNF chromosome VI, L_crocea_2.0, whole genome shotgun sequence, one genomic interval encodes:
- the timeless gene encoding protein timeless homolog yields MNCDLLATCSALGYLEGDTYHKEADCLESVKDLIRYLRHEDDSRDVRQQLGAGQIVQNDLLPIIVQHGQDRTLFDACIRLMVNLTQPAMLCFGKVPDDAVFRHHFLQVTSHLQAYKEAFASERVFGILSEILYNLLQLDWEQRQEEDNLLIERILLLVRNVLHVPADPCEEKKVDDDASIHDRLLWAIHMSGFDDLVKFLASAQSEQQWSMHVLEIISLMFRDQTPEALVSAGQARSAEEKQRDSQELEALRQREHAARRSRTFQRGTRHSRFGGSFVVQGLKSIGDKDVIYHRNLHNFKNHTHDTGKAVRRVPKKNRQAQECKDKRRSALNVRLFLREFCVDFLENCYNRLMYLVKESLIREQTEQHDETYYLWAMSFFMAFNRGNGFRADLVSETMSIRAFHFIERNITNYYEMILTDRKEATSWSRRMHLALKAYQELLLTVNEMDRSQDETIRQSSSVIKSNIFYLMEYREIFLTLLRKYDETKQPHSYLKDLVESTHLFMRMLERFCKGRRNLMVQKKKVRRKRSRGEKKTPAPETTPEALAETWKVVEEELKTTGFQLSESLTESIVPFDATSEIPLEEQRTEAMVRVQDALLARLGPEALGLLRAAREVWPEGDVFGSADVETEEELELLKQILHANLPRSSPPEHVVEDEDDAAELEEEELETIQVSEKEFNFLDFIKRFANPSIVRPYLLLLKSYSKNTPHTNHCIARMLHRLAVDLKMDALLFQLSVFNLFNKILSDPAAAAYKELVTFAKYVLNHFFSLAAKNNKAYVELLFWKNVGAAREMTEGYTKDGEGKKPSWTEEEEEELRKLYEEHRDSEVPDIVETLLPLLSNGNRTRRQVVTQLVHMGLVDSAKELKKQKIGTRIVLWTEEQEQELEMLYEEYKDSDDVLGNILKKLTAKRSRARVVDKLLSMGLVSERRELYKKRSRNAQGKSSGKSSGKGMTEEEFLEGLTQEFPDDPVDRDEEEEEEDESDESEGEEEEDEEQERPKSQNRGRRSQSLNSSVEGRADVGSMVYALQQEGMSGPMLWLQNCLNRTAADREEDSLSQPVPLVPLTEANEDAMDNKSFRKLLRKLGMRAPANEQESFWRIPAKLSVSQLRSAAAALSPSEEEPKGDQEENGSTSPTREPQEEEEKEKEEEEVSGEQRAQALRALLLSRKKKHHTSERTAPVSDLPPVEDTDRTPERSQEKSSTKRRRRRLLDDDEDKEEDSAPAVDMETNADADSDTEDISAPVKRRRKMVLIDEEEDED; encoded by the exons ATGAATTGCGATCTTTTGGCAACGTGCAGTGCTCTTGGCTATCTGGAGGGAGACACCTACCACAAGGAGGCTGATTGCTTAG AAAGTGTGAAGGATCTGATCAGGTACTTACGCCATGAAGACGACAGCCGGGATGTCCGCCAGCAGCTCGGTGCAGGCCAGATCGTACAGAACGATCTTCTGCCTATTATCGTTCAACATGGACAAGACAGGACTTTATTTGATGCCTGCATCAG GCTCATGGTCAACCTCACTCAGCCTGCTATGCTTTGTTTTGGTAAAGTCCCGGACGACGCCGTGTTTAGGCATCACTTTTTGCAAGTGACATCTCATTTACAGGCCTATAAAGAG gcGTTTGCCAGTGAGAGGGTGTTTGGCATTTTAAGTGAGATATTATACAACCTCCTACAACTG GACTGGgagcagagacaggaggaggataaCCTGCTGATAGAGAGGATCCTACTGCTGGTCAGGAATGTCCTTCATGTACCTGCGGACCCCTGTGAAGAGAAG AAAGTGGATGATGATGCCAGCATCCATGATCGACTGCTGTGGGCCATCCACATGAGTGGTTTCGATGACCTGGTTAAGTTCCTGGCATCGGCCCAGAGTGAGCAGCAGTGGAGTATGCATGTGTTGGAAATAATCTCCCTCATGTTCAGAGACCAG ACGCCGGAAGCTTTGGTGAGCGCTGGTCAGGCTCGTTCGGCAGAAGAGAAGCAACGAGACTCTCAGGAGCTGGAGGCACTGAGGCAGAGGGAGCACGCAGCGAGACGTTCTCGCACATTTCAAAGAGGAACCAG ACACTCTCGCTTCGGAGGGTCATTCGTTGTTCAAGGTCTCAAGTCGATCGGGGACAAAGATGTGATCTATCACAGAAATCTTCATAAT ttCAAAAATCATACCCATGACACGGGCAAAGCAGTGAGACGTGTTCCCAAGAAGAACCGGCAGGCTCAGGAATGTAAGGACAAACGGCGTTCAGCCTTAAACGTTCGACTCTTCCTGCGAGAGTTTTGTGTGGACTTCCTGGAGAACTGCTACAATCGCCTCATGTACCTTGTCAAG GAAAGTCTCATTCGAGAGCAAACTGAGCAACATGACGAGACCTACTACCTCTGGGCAATGAGCTTTTTCATGGCCTTCAACCGTGGCAACGGTTTCCGCGCTGACTTAGTTTCTGAGACCATGTCCATCCGTGCTTTCCATTTTATCGAGCGCAACATCACCAACTACTACGAGATGATTCTGACGGACCGCAAAGAGGCCACGTCCTGGTCACGCAG GATGCACCTGGCACTAAAGGCGTATCAGGAACTGCTGCTGACTGTGAATGAGATGGACCGCTCACAGGATGAAACCATCCGTCAGAGTTCCAGTGTCATTAAAA GTAACATATTTTACCTGATGGAATACAGGGAAATTTTCCTGACGTTGCTGAGGAAGTATGATGAAACCAAACAGCCTCACTCCTACCTTAAAGACTTGGTGGAGTCAACTCATCTCTTCATGCGCATGTTGGAACGCTTCTGCAAAGGTCGCAGAAACCTGAtggttcag aagaagaaggtgaggCGAAAAAGGTCCCGTGGTGAAAAAAAGACTCCAGCTCCAGAAACTACTCCAGAAGCCCTGGCAGAGACCTGGAAGGTTGTGGAGGAAGAGCTGAAGACGACAGGGTTTCAG TTGTCAGAGTCTTTAACCGAAAGCATCGTGCCGTTTGACGCCACATCTGAAATTCCACTTGAGGAGCAGCGGACTGAGGCCATGGTGCGTGTGCAGGATGCACTACTGGCTCGACTGGGACCAGAAGCGTTGGGGCTGCTGCGTGCTGCCAG GGAAGTCTGGCCAGAGGGTGATGTCTTTGGTTCAGCTGATGTGGAAACTGAAGAGGAACTGGAACTCCTTAAGCAGATCCTGCATGCCAACCTCCcaa GGTCATCTCCTCCTGAGCATGTGGTAGAGGACGAGGATGATGCCGCAGagttggaggaggaagagttggAGACCATCCAGGTTTCTGAAAAAGAGTTCAACTTTCTTGACTTCATCAAGAG GTTTGCCAACCCCAGTATTGTGCGTCCGTACCTCCTCTTATTAAAATCCTACTCCAAAAACACACCTCACACAAACCACTGCATCGCTCGAATGCTGCATCGTCTGGCTGTCGACCTCAAAATGGACGCCTTGCTTTTCCAGCTGTCCGTCTTCAACCTTTTCAACAAAATCCTGAGTGACCCCGCCGCAGCTGCTTACAAG GAGCTGGTGACCTTTGCCAAGTATGTGCTGAACCATTTCTTTTCACTGGcggcaaaaaacaacaaggcGTACGTTGAACTGTTGTTCTGGAAAAATGTGGGGGCTGCACGTGAGATGACTGAAGGCTACACCAAAGATGG agagggaaagaaaccATCGTggactgaagaggaggaggaggagttacGCAAGCTCTACGAGGAGCACCGTGATTCTGAAG TGCCAGATATAGTGGAGACTTTGCTGCCATTACTCAGCAACGGCAACCGCACTCGGCGCCAGGTGGTGACACAGCTGGTGCACATGGGTCTGGTGGACAGTGCTAAAGAACTGAAGAAACAAAA gATAGGTACCCGGATTGTTCTTTGGActgaggagcaggagcaggagctggagaTGCTCTACGAGGAGTACAAAGACTCTGACG ATGTGCTGGGTAACATCCTGAAGAAGCTCACGGCCAAGCGGTCCCGCGCACGTGTGGTGGATAAGCTGCTCAGTATGGGCTTGGTGTCAGAGAGACGAGAACTTTATAAGAAGAGGAGTCGCAACGCTCAGGGGAAGAGCTCTGGAAAGAGCTCTGGAAAGGGAATG ACTGAAGAAGAGTTCCTAGAAGGACTAACACAAGAATTCCCAGATGATCCCGTGGACagagatgaggaagaagaggaagaagatgagtctgacgagagtgagggagaggaagaggaagatgaggagcaAGAACGGCCAAAATCAcaaaacagaggaaggagaagccAAAGCCTGAACTCCTCGGTAGAGGGGAGAGCTGATGTAGGCTCCATGGTGTATGCTTTACAACAGGAAG GCATGTCTGGACCCATGCTGTGGCTACAGAACTGTCTaaacagaacagcagcagaCCGTGAAGAAGATA GTTTGTCCCAGCCTGTGCCACTTGTTCCTCTGACAGAGGCCAACGAGGACGCCATGGACAACAAGAGCTTCCGCAAGCTGTTGCGCAAACTGGGGATGCGAGCACCTGCGAATGAACAG GAATCCTTTTGGAGGATCCCAGCAAAGCTCAGTGTATCCCAGCTCCggagtgcagcagcagctcttagTCCAAGTGAGGAAGAACCTAAAGGAGACCAGGAGGAAAATGGCTCCACGAGTCCAACCAGAGAAccccaggaggaggaggagaaggagaaggaggaggaggaggtctcaGGTGAACAGAGAGCTCAGGCTTTgagagctctgctgctctcacgCAAGAAGAAACACCACACCTCAGAGCGTACAG ctCCAGTGTCAGATTTACCTCCTGTTGAGGATACAGACCGTACCCCTGAGAG GTCCCAGGAGAAATCCTCAACTAAAAGAAGGAGACGCAGACTGCTGGACGATGACGAGGACAAAG AGGAGGACTCCGCCCCTGCAGTGGATATGGAAACCAACGCTGATGCAGATTCAGACACGGAGGATATCTCCGCTCCTGTGAAGCGTAGACGGAAGATGGTCTTAAttgatgaagaggaagatgaggattaG